From Medicago truncatula cultivar Jemalong A17 chromosome 7, MtrunA17r5.0-ANR, whole genome shotgun sequence, a single genomic window includes:
- the LOC11422413 gene encoding receptor-like protein 7 codes for MVFVWSLVLLVKFLFLYSLFSLLFTACFPEIQPKCHPYESHALLQFKEGFVINNLASDNLLGYPKTAAWNSSTDCCSWDGIKCHEHTDHVIHIDLSSSQLYGTMDANSSLFRLVHLRVLDLSDNNFNYSKIPSKIGMLSQLKFLNLSLSLFSGEIPPQISQLSKLQSLDLGLRDIASPKGSAVNLLQLKLSSLKSIIKNSTKLEILFLSDVTISSTLPDTLTNLTSLKELSLYNSDLYGEFPVGVFHLPNLKVLDLRYNQNLNGSLPEFQSSSLSNLLLDETGFYGTLPVSIGKLRSLISLSIPDCHFFGYIPSSLGNLTQLVQISLKNNKFKGDPSASLVNLTKLSLLNVGLNEFTIETISWVGKLSSIVGLDISSVNIGSDIPLSFANLTKLEVLIARNSNIKGEIPSWIMNLTNLVGLNLRSNCLHEKINLDTFLKLKKLVFLNLSFNKLSLYTGQSSSLMTDSRIQVLQLASCNFVEIPTFIRDLDDLEFLMLSNNNITSLPNWLWKKASLQSLDVSHNSLSGEISPSICDLKSLATLDLSFNNLRDNIPSCLGNFSQSLENLDLNGNKLSGVIPQTYMIENSLQQIDLSNNKLQGQLPRALVNNRRLEFFDVSYNNINDSFPFWMGELPELKVLSLSNNEFHGDIRCPIYMTCTFPKLHIIDLSHNEFSGSFPSEMIQRWNAMKTSNASQLQYEQKLLLYSGSNNSGEYHAAADKFYSFTMSNKGLTRVYEKLQEFYSLIAIDISSNKIGGEIPQVIGDLKGLVLLNLSNNLLIGSIPSSVGKLSNLETLDLSHNSLSGKIPQQLAEITFLEYLNVSFNKLRGPIPQNNQFSTFKGDSFEGNQGLCGDQLLKKCIDPAGPSTSDDDEDDSGSSFFELYWTVVLIGYGGGFVAGVALGNTYFPQVFAWCRDCLSVSVMIFLNKIFKRH; via the coding sequence ATGGTGTTTGTCTGGTCTCTTGTTTTGTTAGTaaaatttcttttcctttattcactattttctcttttatttactGCATGTTTTCCTGAAATTCAGCCAAAGTGTCATCCATATGAAAGCCATGCCTTGTTGCAATTTAAGGAAGGCTTTGTTATCAATAACCTAGCCTCGGATAATCTTCTCGGTTATCCTAAAACGGCAGCTTGGAATTCCAGCACAGATTGCTGCTCGTGGGATGGAATTAAATGTCACGAGCACACAGATCATGTGATTCACATCGATCTTAGTAGCAGCCAACTTTATGGTACAATGGATGCAAATAGCAGTCTCTTTCGTCTTGTGCACCTTCGAGTTCTTGATCTTTCTGATAATAACTTCAATTACTCTAAAATCCCGTCCAAGATAGGTATGCTTTCGCAACTAAAATTTCTGAACCTTTCTCTTAGCTTATTCTCTGGAGAAATTCCACCACAAATTTCACAGTTGTCCAAGCTGCAGTCTCTTGATCTAGGCTTAAGAGATATAGCAAGTCCTAAAGGTAGTGCAGTTAATCTGTTGCAACTCAAATTGTCCAGCCTCAAAAGCATAATTAAAAATTCCACAAAACTTGAGATCCTTTTTCTTAGTGATGTGACAATTTCATCTACTTTACCAGACACACTCACAAATTTAACATCATTGAAAGAACTATCTCTATACAATTCGGATTTGTATGGTGAATTTCCAGTTGGAGTATTTCATCTTCCAAACTTGAAAGTTCTAGATTTGAGATATAATCAAAATCTCAATGGTAGTTTGCCTGAGTTTCAATCTAGTTCACTCTCCAATTTACTACTTGACGAGACAGGTTTCTATGGTACACTGCCAGTATCCATTGGAAAGCTTCGTTCTTTAATTTCCCTATCAATTCCAGATTGCCATTTCTTTGGATATATTCCTTCTTCGCTTGGAAACCTCACACAACTCGTTCAGATAAGccttaaaaataacaaatttaaggGCGACCCTTCTGCATCCTTGGTAAATCTTACGAAGCTAAGCCTCTTGAATGTAGGTTTGAATGAATTTACTATTGAGACCATCTCATGGGTAGGTAAGCTCTCATCAATAGTTGGCTTGGATATATCCTCAGTCAATATTGGCAGTGACATCCCATTATCTTTTGCAAATCTCACTAAACTAGAAGTATTAATTGCAAGAAATAGCAATATAAAGGGAGAAATTCCTTCTTGGATAATGAACCTAACAAATTTAGTTGGCTTGAACCTACGCTCTAATTGTTTGCATGAAAAGATAAACCTAGACACATTTTTGAAGCTCAAAAAGCtagtttttcttaatttatcATTCAACAAACTGTCATTGTACACTGGACAAAGTTCTTCCCTTATGACCGATTCTCGAATTCAAGTCTTACAATTGGCTTCATGCAATTTTGTTGAGATTCCAACATTTATAAGAGATCTGGATGATCTGGAATTTCTTATGTTGTCaaacaacaatataacatcGCTACCCAATTGGTTGTGGAAAAAAGCAAGTCTACAAAGCTTAGATGTTTCCCACAATTCATTGTCAGGAGAAATATCCCCATCCATATGCGATTTAAAATCGCTCGCGACTCTTGATTTATCGTTCAACAACTTAAGAGACAACATTCCTTCATGTCTAGGAAACTTTAGTCAATCCTTAGAAAATCTGGATCTAAATGGGAACAAATTGTCAGGCGTCATTCCTCAAACATACATGATAGAAAATTCCCTTCAGCAGATTGATCTCAGTAACAACAAACTGCAGGGTCAGTTGCCAAGGGCATTGGTCAACAACAGAAGGCTAGAGTTCTTTGATGTTAGTTATAACAATATCAATGATTCATTTCCATTCTGGATGGGAGAATTGCCCGAGCTAAAGGTGCTGTCTTTAAGTAACAACGAATTTCATGGAGACATTAGGTGCCCTATCTACATGACATGCACATTTCCCAAGCTTCACATTATTGACCTTTCCCACAATGAGTTCTCTGGAAGTTTTCCATCAGAAATGATCCAAAGATGGAATGCAATGAAAACTTCCAACGCAAGTCAATTACAATATGAGCAAAAACTGTTATTATACTCGGGGTCGAACAATTCAGGAGAGTATCATGCAGCTGCAGATAAGTTTTATTCATTCACAATGTCAAACAAAGGGTTGACTAGGGTTTATGAGAAACTTCAAGAGTTTTACAGCTTGATAGCCATTGATATTTCAAGCAACAAAATCGGTGGAGAGATACCACAAGTCATAGGCGACTTGAAGGGTCTTGTTTTGCTCAACTTGTCAAATAACCTCCTTATTGGCAGCATTCCATCTTCAGTAGGGAAGCTTTCAAACCTTGAAACACTAGATCTTTCTCACAACAGTCTCTCTGGGAAAATTCCACAACAGTTGGCTGAAATCACCTTTTTGGAGTACTTAAATGTGTCCTTTAATAAACTCAGAGGTCCTATACCACAAAATAATCAGTTTTCTACATTCAAAGGTGATTCATTTGAGGGTAACCAAGGTCTGTGTGGGGATCAGCTGTTAAAGAAGTGTATAGATCCTGCAGGGCCTTCTACttctgatgatgatgaggacGACTCAGGATCATCGTTCTTTGAATTATACTGGACAGTAGTGCTTATTGGGTATGGAGGTGGATTTGTTGCTGGTGTTGCATTGGGAAACACTTACTTTCCACAGGTATTTGCATGGTGTAGAGATTGCCTTAGCGTTTCAGTTATGATATTTCTTAATAAGATTTTTAAGAGACATTAA
- the LOC11410539 gene encoding amino acid transporter AVT1I isoform X2, which translates to MSEKVLNNSPLNVPLLSEWKLGHSIDEEKVIVSHPSNKNTVSFFHTCVNGLNAISGVGILSVPYALASGGWLSLALLFCIAAAAFYSGILMKRCMEKNSNIKTYPDIGELAFGKIGRLIVSISMYTELYLVSIGFLILEGDNLSNLFPIEEFQVFGLSIGAKKFFVILVAVIILPTIWLDNLSLLSYVSASGVFASGVIILSISWTAAFDGIGVHQKGDIVNWSGIPTAVSLYAFCYCAHPVFPTLYNSMRNKHQFSNVLIVCFILTTAGYASMAIIGYLMFGSKVDSQITLNLPLNKISSRIAIYTTLVNPISKFALMATPITNALKDLLPRTYKNNRVTNMFVSTVLVISTVIVALVVPFFGSLMSLVGAFLSVTASILLPCLCYLRISGSYMKFEFETVTIVVIIFVAIAVGISGTYTSVVEIVQNL; encoded by the exons ATGTCAGAAAAAGTTCTCAACAACTCACCCTTAAATGTTCCTTTACTATCTGAGTGGAAGTTAGGACATTCCATTGATGAAGAGAAAGTCATTGTTTCTCAtccttcaaacaaaaatacagtaTCTTTCTTTCATACATGTGTTAATGGACTCAATGCAATTTCAG GTGTTGGGATACTTTCAGTTCCATATGCATTAGCCTCAGGAGGATGGTTAAGTTTAGCACTTTTATTTTGCATTGCAGCAGCAGCATTTTACTCAGGCATACTAATGAAAAGATGCatggaaaaaaattcaaacattaaAACATATCCAGATATAGGTGAACTTGCATTTGGAAAAATAGGAAGATTAATAGTATCAATATCAATGTACACAGAGCTATACTTGGTTTCAATTGGATTCTTGATTCTTGAAGGTGACAATTTGAGTAATTTATTCCCAATTGAAGAGTTTCAAGTATTTGGTTTATCAATTGGTGCAAAGAAATTCTTTGTGATATTGGTTGCAGTGATTATCTTGCCAACAATTTGGTTGGATAATTTGAGTCTGCTTTCTTATGTATCTGCAAGTGGTGTGTTTGCTTCTGGTGTTATTATTTTGTCAATATCATGGACTGCAGCATTTGATGGAATTGGTGTTCATCAAAAGGGTGATATTGTAAACTGGAGTGGAATTCCAACAGCTGTTAGCTTGTATGCTTTTTGTTATTGTGCACATCCTGTTTTCCCTACTCTCTACAATTCCATGAGGAATAAACACCAATTCTCTAAT GTGCTAATTGTATGCTTTATATTAACCACGGCTGGTTATGCATCAATGGCTATAATTGGTTACTTAATGTTTGGTTCAAAAGTTGATTCACAAATAACATTAAACTTACCACTAAACAAAATAAGTTCAAGAATAGCAATATACACAACATTGGTGAATCCAATATCCAAATTTGCTTTAATGGCAACACCAATTACAAATGCTTTAAAAGATTTACTTCCAAGGACATACAAGAATAATAGAGTGACCAATATGTTTGTGAGCACTGTCCTTGTAATCAGCACTGTTATTGTTGCATTGGTTGTTCCTTTCTTTGGATCTCTCATGTCATTGGTTGGAGCATTTTTAAGTGTCACTGCTTCTATTTTGCTACCATGTTTGTGTTACTTGAGGATTTCTGGAAGTTATATGAAGTTTGAGTTTGAGACAGTGACAATTGTGGTAATAATATTTGTAGCTATAGCAGTGGGAATATCTGGGACATATACTTCAGTTGTTGAAATAGTACAAAATTTGTAA
- the LOC11410539 gene encoding amino acid transporter AVT1I isoform X1 — MEGEGDKWQQCSEDVALNIPLIAEHEGSQISGNNPSNNVTTSFLKTCFNGLNALSGVGILSVPYALASGGWLSLALLFCIAAAAFYSGILMKRCMEKNSNIKTYPDIGELAFGKIGRLIVSISMYTELYLVSIGFLILEGDNLSNLFPIEEFQVFGLSIGAKKFFVILVAVIILPTIWLDNLSLLSYVSASGVFASGVIILSISWTAAFDGIGVHQKGDIVNWSGIPTAVSLYAFCYCAHPVFPTLYNSMRNKHQFSNVLIVCFILTTAGYASMAIIGYLMFGSKVDSQITLNLPLNKISSRIAIYTTLVNPISKFALMATPITNALKDLLPRTYKNNRVTNMFVSTVLVISTVIVALVVPFFGSLMSLVGAFLSVTASILLPCLCYLRISGSYMKFEFETVTIVVIIFVAIAVGISGTYTSVVEIVQNL, encoded by the exons ATGGAAGGTGAAGGTGATAAGTGGCAGCAGTGTAGTGAAGATGTTGCTCTGAATATTCCCTTAATAGCAGAGCATGAAGGAAGCCAAATTTCTGGCAACAATCCCAGTAACAATGTCACCACATCATTCCTTAAAACTTGTTTCAATGGTCTCAATGCTTTATCAG GTGTTGGGATACTTTCAGTTCCATATGCATTAGCCTCAGGAGGATGGTTAAGTTTAGCACTTTTATTTTGCATTGCAGCAGCAGCATTTTACTCAGGCATACTAATGAAAAGATGCatggaaaaaaattcaaacattaaAACATATCCAGATATAGGTGAACTTGCATTTGGAAAAATAGGAAGATTAATAGTATCAATATCAATGTACACAGAGCTATACTTGGTTTCAATTGGATTCTTGATTCTTGAAGGTGACAATTTGAGTAATTTATTCCCAATTGAAGAGTTTCAAGTATTTGGTTTATCAATTGGTGCAAAGAAATTCTTTGTGATATTGGTTGCAGTGATTATCTTGCCAACAATTTGGTTGGATAATTTGAGTCTGCTTTCTTATGTATCTGCAAGTGGTGTGTTTGCTTCTGGTGTTATTATTTTGTCAATATCATGGACTGCAGCATTTGATGGAATTGGTGTTCATCAAAAGGGTGATATTGTAAACTGGAGTGGAATTCCAACAGCTGTTAGCTTGTATGCTTTTTGTTATTGTGCACATCCTGTTTTCCCTACTCTCTACAATTCCATGAGGAATAAACACCAATTCTCTAAT GTGCTAATTGTATGCTTTATATTAACCACGGCTGGTTATGCATCAATGGCTATAATTGGTTACTTAATGTTTGGTTCAAAAGTTGATTCACAAATAACATTAAACTTACCACTAAACAAAATAAGTTCAAGAATAGCAATATACACAACATTGGTGAATCCAATATCCAAATTTGCTTTAATGGCAACACCAATTACAAATGCTTTAAAAGATTTACTTCCAAGGACATACAAGAATAATAGAGTGACCAATATGTTTGTGAGCACTGTCCTTGTAATCAGCACTGTTATTGTTGCATTGGTTGTTCCTTTCTTTGGATCTCTCATGTCATTGGTTGGAGCATTTTTAAGTGTCACTGCTTCTATTTTGCTACCATGTTTGTGTTACTTGAGGATTTCTGGAAGTTATATGAAGTTTGAGTTTGAGACAGTGACAATTGTGGTAATAATATTTGTAGCTATAGCAGTGGGAATATCTGGGACATATACTTCAGTTGTTGAAATAGTACAAAATTTGTAA
- the LOC11418416 gene encoding amino acid transporter AVT1I → MKRCMEKNSNIKTYPDIGELAFGKIGRLIVSISMYTELYLVSIGFLILEGDNLSNLFPIEEFQVFGLSIGAKKFFVILVAVIILPTIWLDNLSLLSYVSASGVFASGVIILSISWTAAFDGIGVHQKGDIVNWSGIPTAVSLYAFCYCAHPVFPTLYNSMRNKHQFSNVLIVCFILSTAGYASMAIIGYLMFGSKVDSQITLNLPLNKISSRIAIYTTLVNPISKFALMATPITNALKDLLPRTYKNNRVTNMFVSTVLVISTVIVALAVPFFGSLMSLVGAFLSVTASILLPCLCYLKIFGSYSKFGFETVTIVVIILVAIAMGISGTYISFVEIVQNLQ, encoded by the exons ATGAAAAGATGCatggaaaaaaattcaaacattaaAACATATCCTGATATAGGTGAACTTGCATTTGGAAAAATAGGAAGATTAATAGTATCAATATCAATGTACACAGAGCTATACTTGGTTTCAATTGGATTCTTGATTCTTGAAGGTGACAATTTGAGTAATTTATTCCCAATTGAAGAGTTTCAAGTATTTGGTTTATCAATTGGTGCAAAGAAATTCTTTGTGATATTGGTTGCAGTGATTATCTTGCCAACAATTTGGTTGGATAATTTGAGTCTGCTTTCTTATGTATCTGCAAGTGGTGTGTTTGCTTCTGGTGTTATTATTTTGTCAATATCATGGACTGCAGCATTTGATGGAATTGGTGTTCATCAAAAGGGTGATATTGTAAACTGGAGTGGAATTCCAACAGCTGTTAGCTTGTATGCTTTTTGCTATTGTGCACATCCTGTTTTCCCTACTCTCTACAATTCCATGAGGAACAAACACCAATTCTCTAAT GTGCTAATTGTATGCTTTATATTATCCACGGCTGGTTATGCATCAATGGCTATAATTGGTTACTTAATGTTTGGTTCCAAAGTTGATTCACAAATAACATTAAACTTACCACTAAACAAAATAAGTTCAAGAATAGCAATATACACAACATTGGTGAATCCAATATCCAAATTTGCTTTAATGGCAACACCAATTACAAATGCTTTAAAAGATTTACTTCCAAGGACATACAAGAATAATAGAGTGACCAATATGTTTGTGAGCACTGTCCTTGTCATCAGCACTGTTATTGTTGCATTGGCTGTTCCTTTCTTTGGGTCTCTCATGTCACTTGTTGGAGCATTTTTAAGTGTTACTGCTTCTATTTTGCTTCCATGTTTGTGTTACTTGAAGATTTTTGGAAGCTATAGTAAATTTGGGTTTGAGACAGTGACAATTGTAGTGATAATATTAGTAGCTATAGCAATGGGAATTTCTGGAACATATATTTCATTTGTCGAAATAGTACAAAATTTGCAATAG